The following are encoded in a window of Haemorhous mexicanus isolate bHaeMex1 chromosome 7, bHaeMex1.pri, whole genome shotgun sequence genomic DNA:
- the LOC132329668 gene encoding C-type lectin domain family 2 member D-related protein-like isoform X1, with product MGAAAGGAFGSIRSGGGTRSLASRRWSSVGNPAQGAISAGVKLYPRLSSQRLCQHSGCLGNQELVCSRQRDGACEQEKSESCPIPGAVNEPQHPQEGPAAGLPHLPGVQEASWHQQGDATCERAVSADVENGSCTRDGSVREPVSPQGTSAANKEDKRNLRRLLGERFRSHPVGTAALLILLLLVLVLALGVALAVQSAPQVPVPPATPQCVLGCPSGWVGHNGVCYYFSRDYSTWEQAQERCSQLNASLAIAEDEEAMDLLFRLLGNGDFWLGLRRRGERLQWEDGSSYSSRVPVLGNSQCAYLADGNRFRSEFCSNERPYVCSKAQGPL from the exons AtgggagcggcggcgggcggcgcgtTCGGCTCAATCCGCAGCGGCGGCGGCACCCGAAGCCTGGCGAGCCGGCGGTGGAGCTCGGTGGGGAATCCAGCCCAG GGTGCCATCAGCGCCGGTGTAAAGCTGTACCCGAGGCTGAGCTCCCAAAGGCTTTGCCAGCACTCCGGATGTCTCGGGAACCAGGAGCTTGTTTGTTCCAGGCAGAGAGATGGCGCCTGTGAGCAGGAGAAGAGTGAatcctgccccattcctggagctgtgaatgagccccagcatccccaggagGGACCAGCAGCCGGGCTTCCACACTTGCCTGGGGTGCAAGAAGCCTCTTGGCATCAGCAGGGGGATGCCACTTGTGAGCGTGCAGTGAGTGCAGATGTGGAGAATGGATCCTGCACCAGGGATGGAAGTGTGCGGGAGCCCGTGAGTCCCCAGGGCACATCAGCAGCCAATAAAGAAGACAAAAGGAACCTCAGAAGATTGCTGG gtgaACGGTTCAGGTCCCATCCCGTGGGCACAGCGGCGCTGCTgattctgctgctcctggtgctggtgctggcttTGGGGGTGGCCTTGGCTGTGCAGTCAG ccccacaggtTCCAGTTCCACCTGCGACTCCACAGTGTGTTCTGGGCTGTCCCTCTGGCTGGGTCGGGCACAACGGGGTCTGCTACTACTTCTCAAGGGATTACAGCACCTGGGAGCAGGCTCAGGAACGGTGCTCCCAGCTCAATGCCTCCCTGGCCATTGCCGAGGATGAGGAGGCCATG GATTTGCTCTTCCGCCTCCTCGGGAACGGCGATTTCTGGCTCGGGCTGCGCAGACGGGGCGAGCGCCTGCAGTGGGAGGACGGCAGCAGCTACAGCTCCCG GGTTCCCGTCCTCGGCAATTCCCAGTGTGCGTACCTGGCTGACGGGAATAGATTCAGGAGTGAGTTCTGCTCCAATGAGCGGCCGTATGTCTGCAGCAAGGCCCAAGGTCCCCTGTAA
- the LOC132329668 gene encoding killer cell lectin-like receptor subfamily F member 1 isoform X2: MGAAAGGAFGSIRSGGGTRSLASRRWSSVGNPAQGAISAGVKLYPRLSSQRLCQHSGCLGNQELVCSRQRDGACEQEKSESCPIPGAVNEPQHPQEGPAAGLPHLPGVQEASWHQQGDATCERAVSADVENGSCTRDGSVREPVSPQGTSAANKEDKRNLRRLLAPQVPVPPATPQCVLGCPSGWVGHNGVCYYFSRDYSTWEQAQERCSQLNASLAIAEDEEAMDLLFRLLGNGDFWLGLRRRGERLQWEDGSSYSSRVPVLGNSQCAYLADGNRFRSEFCSNERPYVCSKAQGPL, encoded by the exons AtgggagcggcggcgggcggcgcgtTCGGCTCAATCCGCAGCGGCGGCGGCACCCGAAGCCTGGCGAGCCGGCGGTGGAGCTCGGTGGGGAATCCAGCCCAG GGTGCCATCAGCGCCGGTGTAAAGCTGTACCCGAGGCTGAGCTCCCAAAGGCTTTGCCAGCACTCCGGATGTCTCGGGAACCAGGAGCTTGTTTGTTCCAGGCAGAGAGATGGCGCCTGTGAGCAGGAGAAGAGTGAatcctgccccattcctggagctgtgaatgagccccagcatccccaggagGGACCAGCAGCCGGGCTTCCACACTTGCCTGGGGTGCAAGAAGCCTCTTGGCATCAGCAGGGGGATGCCACTTGTGAGCGTGCAGTGAGTGCAGATGTGGAGAATGGATCCTGCACCAGGGATGGAAGTGTGCGGGAGCCCGTGAGTCCCCAGGGCACATCAGCAGCCAATAAAGAAGACAAAAGGAACCTCAGAAGATTGCTGG ccccacaggtTCCAGTTCCACCTGCGACTCCACAGTGTGTTCTGGGCTGTCCCTCTGGCTGGGTCGGGCACAACGGGGTCTGCTACTACTTCTCAAGGGATTACAGCACCTGGGAGCAGGCTCAGGAACGGTGCTCCCAGCTCAATGCCTCCCTGGCCATTGCCGAGGATGAGGAGGCCATG GATTTGCTCTTCCGCCTCCTCGGGAACGGCGATTTCTGGCTCGGGCTGCGCAGACGGGGCGAGCGCCTGCAGTGGGAGGACGGCAGCAGCTACAGCTCCCG GGTTCCCGTCCTCGGCAATTCCCAGTGTGCGTACCTGGCTGACGGGAATAGATTCAGGAGTGAGTTCTGCTCCAATGAGCGGCCGTATGTCTGCAGCAAGGCCCAAGGTCCCCTGTAA